One Papaver somniferum cultivar HN1 chromosome 10, ASM357369v1, whole genome shotgun sequence genomic window carries:
- the LOC113315314 gene encoding uncharacterized protein LOC113315314, which translates to MELNSIIHVNSGDKCLFWKDKWINGQSLKTLFPALNLKESEVEDVAHLLNLSPIINTNNGPDQRVWLAGNHGFPVAECCKALEDEGLIMFPYKSMWNPRIPQKAAESNQHIFLHCETTRSVWHYFLSYYKLQWVFQDCVRNTIWKWRRKKGAARSIKKKIWDMYPFAIWWAGWIERNDRLFDDRYNPLDSIIDSVKVFMFNWCVGTDIFQGYPLNTVLQNLEDAVRYHRFSEDITDAGKQQKDESLEDEDKSDDDAGA; encoded by the exons ATGGAGTTAAATTCTATTATACATGTCAACAGTGGTGATAAGTGTTTATTCTGGAAAGACAAATGGATAAATGGACAATCATTGAAGACTCTTTTCCCTGCACT GAACTTGAAGGAGTCTGAAGTGGAAGATGTTGCACATTTATTAAACTTATCGCCAATTATCAATACTAATAATGGCCCTGATCAAAGAGTTTGGCTGGCAGGCAATCATGGATTTCCCGTGGCAGAATGTTGTAAAGCACTTGAAGATGAAGGTTTGATTATGTTCCCTTATAAGTCTATGTGGAATCCAAGAATTCCACAGAAG GCAGCTGAATCAAATCAGCACATTTTCTTGCACTGTGAAACTACAAGGTCAGTCTGGCATTATTTTTTAAGTTATTACAAGTTGCAGTGGGTGTTTCAAGATTGTGTTAGGAATACTATTTGGAAATGGAGAAGGAAGAAAGGTGCTGCAAGGTCTATTAAGAAAAAGATTTGGGATATGTATCCATTTGCAATTTGGTGGGCAGGATGGATTGAGAGAAATGATAGATTGTTCGATGACAGATACAATCCTTTAGACTCGATCATTGATAGTGTCAAGGTGTTCATGTTTAACTGGTGTGTGGGAACTGACATTTTTCAGGGATACCCTTTAAACACAGTTTTGCAAAATTTGGAAGAT gcagtgcg ATATCACCGATTCTCTGAAGATATCACCGATGCAGGAAAGCAACAGAAGGACGAATCTTTGGAGGATGAGGATAAATCAGATGATGACGCtggagcctag